The Erpetoichthys calabaricus chromosome 6, fErpCal1.3, whole genome shotgun sequence genome includes the window TATGCtcactgggatgggctccaggccggccatgacatccagcaaccttgagggaatcccgcaaagtctcaagatgtctcacagggcagctcaatcaactgattcaaatgctttatgaaaatcgacaaaggctgcaaagaaactctgctgatattcacgtttgcgacTGATAAGTACCCTCAGTACCAacatgcagttgatggtagacatcttaggcataaaacaagactgctccagtcgctggcaggcaagcaagtgatcatggatcttaTTGAGAATGACCCTCAAGGAACTTACCAGGCACCGAGAACAGTGTTATGCCTCTGTAGTTGCCGTAATCCAGGTGGTCACCCTTCCCTTTGCAgacagggacgacaagtcccattctCCAGTTAGTTATGATgacgcccatctcccaaatggaagcaaagattacttgcaatgccagaacagccttaccaccagcctggagaagttgtCCCAGTGTGCATACGAAAGGGTCCTGTGACAGAATGGAGTTCGGTTCTTGCCCTGTGTCAACCATCGCTGCTTTGCTATGCTACTTGATTTGAATACACAACTCTGTCGCTTTTAAAGGCATATAGATGACATTACTTTACTTTTCCTGGTTTGTTTGTAATTAAACTACTACTAATAAAACACTGATAAGGCAGCACATAAAAGTGAGTTAGATAATACTGCTGTTGATACAAAGTGCTGCATGACTGTTATGGAGGgtgctttttttttgttagcaAAGTAtggcatgtacacacacacacacacacacacacacatccacctgAACATATTAAGAATTTATCTGCTTTCAAAGATCCTCAgcattttttggttttgtgcaAAAGAATAATGCTGTGCACTCACCTAAAGAGACCCACACATTCTTGGGATCATTGGACATCTGATAGGCTCCAAATCCTGCTAAGCTTCCAAAGAACAAGCCAGCAGCTAGAGAAGGTACACTAcctgtaaaataattttggaagccattaaaaagagaacagaaatcaaaacaaatgttaaaaaacaaacaaacaaacacacacacaaaccctccAGTACAGAAAAAATAAGAAGTTGGTGACATTAATTAAAGGAAGACACCAAAGTGTCATcaatattctgtattttttgtttttttggtatttattaCACTATtgtaatccccaaggggaaactgtctttttacatgacctttggaggtcaaagtgcagggtcaatcattgtacagcactcctggaacaattttcaggttaagggttggaatggagtaggatccctgctggcagtaatgggatttgaaccggcaaccttccagataccagtgcagatccttagcttcagaggACACCCATCATGAAAACCAAGAAAATAACTGATTTTCAAAAGGGATGAAAACAGTTTTCTGCCTTCCACATAGTCAACTTACAGATCAATTaattgctaactaaaaagattacaatatgcaagctttcaaggcaactcaggccccttcttcaggcaagatgtaatcattacagaGCTGGTAATCACTAAGAGCTGGTAGCAGACTGATCAGCGTCCCAATTCCCTGAAATAcagtatgagggacgttcaaaaagattctgcacttttttttctaactctattaagaatttcaaaaacaaatgacatcacttttctacatattcaccttcctttgcaatacAATTTTCCCAGCTTCGTACCAACTTTATAATGccatcagaaaaaaatgtttttggttgagcaaGCGGATAACTactgatgcaccgctgctttcacatcatcatcacatgaAAATCTGATTGTGGCAGTAGCTAGATATCTGGAGTGCTCTGCATCtgtcacactagtacggccattttcgaacatttctATCTACTCATAGATGACTGTAcgagagagagaactttatccccatactgagcacacatgcagagatgaatttgtgctcccggcacaccttctgcccacaaaaagtgtACGACAGAacactgttcctctttggtgcctTTTTAAAGtttcgcagccatcttcaccacagggtgacaactcttatactaaactgcaaaggCAAACGACTTGCCAGACAGAACTTGTCACATGACTCTCTCAGATACGACCAATCACTACTCCTCCCTCCCACCTTCACCTtttccaataaaaatataaaagtgtggaaactttttgaacgtccctcgtaggtTCAAAAAGTATTTGGACGCTTTCACTTTCTGAATACTTTATTGTGATGTAGATCTGAATTTAAATAGATAAAATTACCATTTTTaccaatcaatctacactcagcaAACCAGcatgagaaagtgaaaaaaagctttcaaaaaggtttgcaaattgattaaaatcaaaaactaaagtattcaggccctttgcgGTGTTCAAGTGCATCCCGTTTGCTTcagttctccttgagatgtgctgaaaacttgactggagtccacctgtggcaaactgacttgactggacatcgtttagaaaggcacatgtgtACCTGTGTGTATAGAAGCTCCCACAATTTACATTGCATGTCAGGGTTAGGGTCCCTTTGAAAAACCAAGCCAAGAGGTCCAAAGAACTCTTTGTTGACCTCAGCAATTAAAATGTGGAGAGGGATAGATCAGGGCAAGAGGACTGCACCATTTGTAAAGCATtgaatgttcccaggagcacagtgccCTCAATAATTGTGgcttaataattaattgttgagtgtctagACAGAAAACACCACTGAGTTAAAGACATGATAGACCACTAGGACTCAGAgaccatgaggaaaaagattctctggtctgatgaaataaaaatttaacttaatgggcagaactccaagcataatgtctggcaaagaccaggcactgctcattactTGTTTAACACCATGAATATGGTGAAGCATTAGCAGTATCATACTTTAATGTTCTTCTTAGAGGCAGGAACAGGGAATCAGGTCATAActgagagaaggatgaatgcagctaaatacggagaagaaattgaagaaaacctgcaccagagcACATGCCACCTCAGACTAGGGCAGCGGTTCAATGACCCAAAGTATACAGACAAGTCAGCACTGAAGTGGCTTCAAGACAAGTGTCTGATTGTTCTTGATTGGTCCCACCAAAACCCAGATTTAAACCCCACAGAAGATTtgtgaagagacctgaagatggcagtttaccgACACTTCTAATGGAGTTTGAgagaatctgccaggaagaatgggataaactgcccaaataccggtgtgcaaagcttgttgagacttacccaagaagactcaaagttggaattgcttccaaaggggcttccacaaagtactgaattaagggtctgaatacatttttagttttttgatttttaataaattggcacatgtttctgaagacatgttttcactttgtcataacgggttattgagtgtagattggtaGGCTTTTTCGaattaaatcaacaaaacaatGAAGTGTACACAAAGTTAAGGGTTctaaaaactttctgaatccactatacatCCAGTGCACTGCAGAGGATTTCTAAGTCAGCTGAGAGAGACAATCCATGCAGTATTCCCGGAGTCTGTCACTAAAGGCTTTCAGAAAAGATTAATTTCTAAAGACCAGCTTGTACTTGTAGGATATTACATtataaaatttctttaaacaaatggaaattgcaACTTAAACAGAATTTTGCAATTGCAATTACAACAGTTGTTAGTGGTTATCCAGGGCCATCAGGGTCTGGAACAAAAGGAGGCAACTGTTTCACTACTGCAGCTGCAAGATAACCAGTCTTATCATTGAGGAGGTTGGATGTTCGGTTAACAGTTTTGTGGGAGCGTGAATAAGCTGCCGTCCCACTCCTATTACAGGCACATGGACATGAACAACAGGATAAGCTCTTGCACCCTATTAATCTAAAATACGTTTAAGTGGGGTCCAATAAATGTGctgtaaaatttgaaaaaaatgcaaagagtaaATAAATCGTAATCGTTTCTTAACCATACAATACCTGCTTTCACATAACCCATTATTCCTCCTGATGCAACCAAGGCTGCATACCCAAAACCAAACCATTCCATGGGCATCTTGATgatctattaaaaaaaagcagaaaagaaaatgttaactGACTTAGTTTCATCATTAAGTTAATAGCCAAACAAACACATGAAATCAAGCAGTCAATACCTAGGCATCTATTAATCCTCAACTATGGCATACATGGTTTCCTTACCTTAAATATAAGGCATGCACAATTCAAGGACATCGCAGAAGAAGACGTGCTTCATGCCCAGCTTGTTAAGCTCAGCTAATGgtttgtaaatataattaatacagTTAACCTATCATTAAATTTTGTAACAAACATCTTAAATGCAACTGACACGACACTCCACTGCTTTTCGTCTTTTATATGTCaactacatttttttctgtggtcttcgGTTCTGCTATTAAGAGGAGCAGCAAGAATGCCAACATCAAAAGGTAAGGAATAATCATCAGCAGCAAATATTATAACTGCAAAAAACTTTGTTGGCTAAAGCAGATGGCATCTCCAGATTGATTTATGTGACCCTTTCCTTGGATGTTGATAGCTCCTTCTGcaaatgttttatgaaaaaacagaatttgttAAGGATTCAGTAATTACACATTCCATGGATACTGGCAGCTTGAATTTTCTTCtcagaattatatttttaaaatgaactggtTCAGACCATTTATTCCTAAAGTTGAATCTATCTAGAATTTTGTTCCAAATTTAATCTTGTCCAAAATGGGTGGTTTATCCTTCTTATTGATGTGTAACTATAATGTTAAAGATAGCCTGTGGACTAAAAAAGTATTCATAAACAGATGCTTTTAGCTTTGTCTATAATTTACAAACATAACCTCTCATAggtattttaaatggaaaaagtctGGATTAGTGTAAACTGCCCTAATTTGGGGTGCTCacatgaaatgtaatgaattacttcATGAGGTGTAAGTACAAAATAATCCAGAATAGGTGAGTCAAATacttcaaatattaaaattatgtacttcaatgtaaatatttaaagtgcaaatattctcaattgtaatagaaaagaATCAAAATAAGACCATATTtataatcactgaccttaaaacaatttgaaaaaatatcccacatgcttatgtttgaaatttcccATTTTTCACCTTCTGGTAGTGGGTCTTAGGGGGTGAAGGACCACCAGTACAGATTCACATATTGTATTTGTGATTAGCAACCTTGAAGTAGCATAAAGTGACACTTCACAGGCCTATATTGTGAATCCccatttttttgtgaaaaggagtagctTTGACTGTTCTTATCCCAATAGGGGGTGAACTCCTGGACTTGGTTTACGTGGCACACACACAACTTAAAAGTCTTACTGAGCATTTTTGCTGACagttattggtttactctttatcatataTGGaggtacttccatccatccatccattttccaacccgctgaatccgaacacagggtcacgggggtctgctggagccaatcccagctaacacagggcacaaggcagggaaccaatcctgggcagggtgccaacccaccgcagatggagGTACTTTCTTGCATAAAATATAGTCCAAAAATTGCCTGAAAATGAGCCCTAGAGAGCCAAAAATAGGGGGaaactcaaaaaagctcaatGGTTTTCAGAACTAACATTCAAGACGAGTTGAAAGTAGATCATATTCTGTCCTGCTGCTAAGCCAGGACTCTATGGactaaaaaaatgaagtgattacaaagtgttcataagtatttcttataaacacaacaaatgtgatattttatttctaaataaatcTACAATTTCTTTAGTGAAAGGTTCAATCATAATATTTTGTTAGTAACAAAATTACTCAATTCAAAAAGTAGTTAAGTTACACATCATTTTTATCtgcttatggttttttttttgatcaacAAGAACAATTATttctaaaacacattttcatacaaaggatgtagttCCAattgttttacaagatgtcaatgAAACAGAtacgaaaaaagaaaaacaaatcaagttAGGTCAGAataggaatgaatgaatgaataatagaaacaataaaaatcaatacgAGCTTAcataacaaatacaaaattaGTACAAAAGTCttcatatataattatattttggtATAATTACCAAAAAGAGctctcttatctatctatctaatcaggcTTTTTAAACgcaacattacatttacatttgcctatcttgtaattatatatatatatatatatatatatacacatagatagatagatagatagatagatagatagatagatagatagatagatagatagatagatagatagatagatagatagatagatagataggaaaatatatgacagatagacacatatgaaaggcactatataacagatagatacataGTGACAATTCCTTATACTCTGTCTCACTGGGAGAATTGTGTTGCAGAATAACTAAATATGCGGGCCTAtgatcctaaaataaaatgcaaataaaaaatgcctttttttaatGTTCAGAATATATCATGtgataagcttttgattaagaccaaggtCAAGGTTCCAGTCCCATTTGTGACAGACATTCACATTTTATATACACAGACAGAATAGATATGGCGTGGAAGGTGGTGCGGCTCATATCACTTAAATATCTAATCACAAACAAAGTTAgagaaattgtttttaaattactCCGTAGCTATTGTCCTTCCAAACACTACATGACCAAATTTAAAGGAGATAATGGCccacatttcttctttttgcaaTAGCTGCATGAAACTGCCTTACATTTATTTTAGACCTGTTCATGTTGGAAAAATTTCTCAaagtttgtcaaaaaaaaaaaaaagggttactGAAGATTTCTCGTTATTTTTTAAGGATATCCTATTAGATTTTTAGAAGTTTAAAAGCTGTAACGACACAGATTACTATCCAATTACTTTTCTACCGATACTGGCAAAAGTTCATATTCATATGTCTAACGTTATCAGTCAGAAACTTTTGTTTCTTacattacaaaatgaaacaaatgtatatattaaaataatttcctgCAAATAACTGTAAAGATATAAAGGCTATTCCTTTAGTAAAGTTTGTAACGCTTGCCTGTAATATCCATCTATTTGtggtttattttctattattgtaCTGCAATTGTACCTATTGTATcataatatacataaaaatatataattataacagCAGTCCAAAGTTTCACATTGTAAGAACAGTCAAACTATAACGCTGACATTCTCTGTCGAATTAAATAATCACTTTGATCGAGTCTGCTTACCTGACCTGCGTCTGTCGATGTTAGCGCGAAGTGAGCGCCGCAGCTCAGGGCAGTGAACGAAGCGCGTGACGGTCGTCAAGGACGACCAGGTGGTTACACGGAATTTGTAGAAATGGCTTCTAAAATAATAACTGAAACGTGATTAGTTTGTTAAACGGggaaaaacaacaaatttttaCGTCATTTTAAAGAGAGAAATATAGGATGTAAATACCGTAAAAAAATGTATCAAGAAAGAGATTAGTACGCGGCATGTTAGAGCAACTCCGGGAATGTTATGGTTTTCCACGCTAAGGTCG containing:
- the tmem14ca gene encoding transmembrane protein 14C; translated protein: MPMEWFGFGYAALVASGGIMGYVKAGSVPSLAAGLFFGSLAGFGAYQMSNDPKNVWVSLAASGTLAGVMGMRFYNSGKIMPAGIIAGASLLMLGRIGFKMLQKSHVP